The Terriglobia bacterium genome includes the window CTTCGGAGTTACGAATATCGCCGACAATCAATTCAACATCTGCGTCCAAGTAAGCAGGCCGAGCGCGCTCGGGGCCATGAACTTGTGGGACAAGGTCATCTAGCGCACGGACGCGGTAGCCATGTTCCAGCAATTCGTTAGCGACATGCGCTCCGATGAAACCTGCGCCGCCCGTGATCAGGATGTTTTTATGTGACATTAGTAAAGAGTCCCGGGCACAGATCGTCCTATTGCGGTATGTGAACTGGCCAGGTGACTAACCTGTCTGATACATGTAGGCCGATTTCGTTACCGGCGGGTATGTACAGCTAGTAATTCTCCGATGGGAGAACCTCGATCTAAGGCTGGCGTCGCGGAACAATCAACGAGCTATATCATCTCTTGCCGGCACTCGCTTTGGAAGCACTATGGCCGGATGATTGATTTTTGGTTTCGGCGTTCTCGCGAGATACGAGTTTATTGAAATTACTCTTCTTCCCGTCGGCGGTCTTCTCTTGATACACGAGGGCGAGTTCCTGTTCATCGAACTTCTCAAAGAATTCTTCCCAGGAAATCTCTTCGAGTTTGCCTTCGCCGCTGTAGCCGGGAAAATCAATTCTGAGAATTCCAGCGTCATGTGGGCCGCCAGTTTGCTTGACGTGCGCAGGTTTACCGTTCCGCTCTTCGGCCCATTTACGGATCTCTTCGTGGTTCGTTGTGGTTTTGGACTGACTGGACATTTTGCCTCCTGTCGATTGGTCGCAACTTGCCTTCCAAACGGCTGGCAGTCGGCTATCCAGGGAATCACCTTTAAGAATTGCCGCCAAGTGAGCTAAAACAATCGGCGGCAGAGCGATTTTCAGAACTTCTCCAGACATCGACGATCGAGACGGTGCCTTAAGTTTTTGCCGAGTATGGAAAAGATTCCCAGTCAGCCGGCTGGCTCCGGAGCCAATTTCTGTACGGATGGATCGTCACCACCCAGCCAATCGGGATGCCTGGCGGTACCATCGAAATGCGCCGACACTTTGAACAGTTCGTACTGTCCGGTCTCCGCCACATGTGCCGTCGTTGTAAGCAAAGCACTGAATTCCTGCTCGGCGAGCGGCTTGAAAGTTTTGGCAGCCTGGAAGGCCTGGTCGAGAATCTCCGGCTTATCGATGCCGGTGATCACCACATCGGCAGGAAGATTCAGCGCGTAATGGAGGCAGTCGATCGGGTTTCGAATAGCGCCGCTCTTCAGGATAATGCCATCTCCTCCGCAGAAAGGCTTCATGGTTTGGATGCCGATCTTCTGTTCCACAAGCTTCGGCATGACAAGTTGGGCAAAGCTCCGAAAGTGAGCATCCATTAGATTGGAGGGCATCAATACTGCATCGAAGGAGAAGCCATGTTTCGCCGCCACTTCCAGCATGTAAAGG containing:
- a CDS encoding aldo/keto reductase, whose product is MLYRKFGSTGETVSAIGLGGSHIGKPALNQAAATRLMHQAIDRGITFMDNCWDYNEGRSERWMGDALAEGGYRNKVFLMTKIDGRDKNNATDQLNDSLSRLRTDRIDLVQFHEILRFDDPDRIFREGGAWEALLAAKKAGKLRFIGFTGHKDPHVHLYMLEVAAKHGFSFDAVLMPSNLMDAHFRSFAQLVMPKLVEQKIGIQTMKPFCGGDGIILKSGAIRNPIDCLHYALNLPADVVITGIDKPEILDQAFQAAKTFKPLAEQEFSALLTTTAHVAETGQYELFKVSAHFDGTARHPDWLGGDDPSVQKLAPEPAG